Below is a window of Halarcobacter anaerophilus DNA.
CAACAAGCGTAAAAATCTCTTGCAGTTTAACAGATAGAATATCAGACAGATATGTACACAATTTACGAAGAATAATTGAGCTTAATAAACTTGTGTTTAAAGAAAAACTTTCTGAATTTGAAAAAAAATTTGCAACGCTTTTAGAGGATTTGGTACAGTTTATTGCTGAGGTTGATTTAACGGTTTCAAATATAAAAACAGCAAAAAAACACAATTATGTTTGTCCTAAAATAGTTAAAACAAAAGATGATGAAAACTTTTTGGAACTTATTGATTTAAGACATCCGATTATTGAAGAAAATGAAGAGCAGGGAATCTATGTACCTAATGATATTATCTTAGGAGAACTTAGTTTAGCACAAGATGAACATAAAAACAATGTTATTATAAAAAACTCAAATCCTATTAATATTAACAATAATAAAATGCACGGTATTTTGCTTTACGGAATCAACTCTTCAGGAAAATCCTCTTTGATGAAATCAATAGGAATAGCGGTAATTCTTGCACAAGCAGGATTTTATGTACCTTGCAAATCTATGAGATTTTCTATTTTTGATTCAGTTTTTACCAGAATCAGCGGAGCTGATAATATTGCAAAAGGTTTATCCTCTTTTGCGGTTGAGATGTTAGAGCTTAAAAATATTTTTAATAGAGCAAATAAACGCTCTTTGGTTTTAGGAGATGAAATTTCCCACAGTACGGAAACAATGAGCGGCTTGTCTATTGTCGCAAGTGCGATATTAAAACTAGCCAAACTGGAATCTCTTTTTGTATTTGCGACACATTTACATCAACTTCCCGAAATAGAAGAGATAGCACAACTTAAAAACATAATTTCTCTTCATCTATCCGTAATGTATGAAAATCAAGAAGACAAACTTATTTTCGATAGAAAACTAAAATACGGAAGCGGCTCTTCTATGTATGGATTGGAGTATGCAAAATCTTTACATATGGATAGAGAGTTTTTAAGCGTAGCAAATGAGATTAGAAAAAAACTGACCGATGATTATACTCCTGTTGAGAGATTAACCAAAAGAAAAGCTTCAAAATACAACAAAGATGTATTTGTAAGCTCTTGCGTAATTTGCGGAAAAGCTTGTGATGACGTTCACCACATAAAAGAACAGGCAAGGGCAAATAAAGATGGGTTTATAGGGCATGTTAACGCAAATCATAAATATAATCTAATACCTCTTTGTAAAGAACATCATAAAATGGTACATGAAGGAACTATAAATATAAACGGTTTTGTAGCAACTTCAAAAGGATTGGAACTTCATTATACTATGGTAAAAGAAGAAGAGAGATAGAGTTACTTTTTATCTTCTCTCTCTTTTTTTGTTTTTAAAATATTCCTTACAAGAAGAATTATAAAAAATACAGCCGTCAAAAAAGATATAACAGCTCCTTGCATATTTGAATCTTGAAAAAAAGTATATGCAAGAGCTAAACAGATTAAAGATATAACCAAACACATTAATATTTCTCTTTCTCTCCGTTTTTAAGTATATCTTTCGTAAATCTTATAACTCTGTTTCTTCCTGTCTCTTTTGCTTTATAAAGACATAAATCCGCATATTTGATACATTTCCAAAATTGGTTGGTATCTTCAGGATAAAAAGCATAACCTATACTTACTGTTTTACTAAAAGATTCATTGTTAAAATTAAATACGATTTTTCCAAATTCGCTGTTTATTCTTGAAGCCAGCTCTTTTGCACTCTCATGAGTTGGATTTCTCATTACTATTAAGAACTCTTCTCCTCCGAATCTTACGATAAACTCATTGTTTGTAATATTGCTTTTCATTGTTTTTGCAAGTCTTTGTAAAATCGCATCTCCTGCATCATGACCGTAAGTATCGTTTACCATTTTAAAATAGTCGATATCTAAAAACATTACGGCATAAGTAGTATTATGAGAAAGCTCTTTAGGCATAGTTTTATCTACAAACTCATCTAAATATTTTCTGTTATAAAGACCTGTTAATCCGTCTACTAGATTTCTTTCTCTTAACACATCCATTAAAATTCGGCTTTCTAAAATAGGTTTTGTCTCTTCAAGATATTTTTTAATTATTCCTATTTGATACTTATTGTGATGAATACAAGCTTTATCTTCACATAAAATATGAATTGTAATAGCTTTTTGTTCATTTATATTAAAAGGAATACAAGTATAATCGTCAGGTGCTTCACAAGAAGCTACTCTACAAACTTCCGGAAAAGTTTCAGAAGAGATAACATTGTCGGTTCTTTGCGCTCTGCATAACTCTCTTATCTCTTTTTTTATACTACAACAAGGAGCTTTTCCTTTCGGAGCATAAATGATTTTTCTTTCATCTTTTTGTAAATCCTCTTCAAAAATATAAAAACTTTTTATCTCCAATTTATCTTTTAATACCTGAATAAGTCTGTAATATATATCATCTTTTGTTAAATCCGTTTCTATGGTTTTTTTATAGTTGTAGATTTCCGAAATATCTTCTATTATCTCTTTTGCAGTTAAGAGTTTGTCGTTATTTACGTTTGTAGCTCTGTTATGAACAAAAGATGTAAGATTTTTTTCAATTCCTGTCAAAACCGTTTCAAGTTTTTCTATAATCTCATTTAACCACATAAAGGCTTCTTTATCCTCTTTTAGAATGCCTTCTTTGGCTCTTATTGTGTAATTGCCTTCATGAACTTGTTTTAAAACCTCTGTAATATAATCAAAAGAGGTAGTATAAGGTTTGATTTTTTTGCTTATAAATATAAGAATAAAAATTAAAAAAAGTATAACTATAGCTATTATATTAAGCAAAATAGCAATACTTGACATTCTATCTTCTTGTATATCAAAAGTTAAGGAAATAGCTCCTAAAACCTCTCCCTCTTTTGCATTATGACAGCTTAAACAGTTTGGTTTATCTGCCGAAGAAGCCGTATAAGGAATCGTTATTCTAAGATTTGCTTTTTTTATACTTTCATTTACTACAACTTTCTCTTTTCCAGTTTCTAAAACTTGCTTGTCTATTTCATCTCTTGGGGTTTCATTTGCGAAATTGCTGTTTCCGAATTGCTCACTTACTCTAGGTGATCTAATCACCCAAAGTTCATTTAACTCTCTTAATCTTTCTAAACTGTTTAAGAAAACATCTCTTTGGTTCATATTCCCGTTTATCATATGGGAAGTTAAAGTATTTTTTACAATATCGGCAGTTAAATAGGCTCTCTTTTTTGCACTGTCATAACCGCTTTGTCTTGAACCGATTGCTACCAAAGCAACAATAATCAAGGTTAAAAGTGTAACCATTGAAAATATAATAAGAGTTATCTTCTTGTTAGAATTCATATTTTGCCTTTTTTAATTAAAATTGTAAAATATCTATATATTAAGAGTTACAATACTTTAAATGCTTCTTCTAAATCTAAAGTTCCTTCATAAAATGCTTTTCCTACTATTACTCCGGAAACATTTCCATTGTTTTTGCAATTTTTAATATCTTCTATATCTTTGACTCCGCCGCTTGCAATAGTATCAATACCGCTTGCTTGGGCAATAGATTGAGTAAATTCAACGTTTACTCCGCAAAGCATTCCGTCTTTGCTTATATCAGTACAAATAATTGCCTCAACTCCTGCATTTGCAAATTCACGTGCTAAATCCGTAGCTTTCATTGAGCTGACTTCTGCCCATCCTTCAACGGCTACCATACCGTCTTTTGCATCAATTCCCACGGCAATAGGATATTTTGCTGCCATATCCTTTACAAATTTAGGATCTTTTACAGCAATTGAACCTAGTATTAATCTGTCAACACCTAGTTTTAAGTACATTTTTATAGTCTCTTCATCTCTGATTCCACCACCTAGTTCCACTTTCAAATTACAGTTTTCTCTGATTTTTTTTATCTGTTCCAAATTTGCAGGTTTCCCGGCAAATGCGCCGTTTAGATCTACTATATGAACCCATTTGCTTCCTAATTCTTCAAATCTTTTAGCAACCATCCAAGGTTCATCGGAATAAATTTTTGCACTATCCATTAAACCTTTGCTAAGTCTTACTGCTTTTCCATCTTTTAAATCAATCGCCGGTAATATATCCATTATTCTCTCTTTTATTTTTGTAAAGTAAAATTATAGTAATTTTTTTTAGTATTTTCGCTAAAACATTTATGAAAACTCGTTTCTTAGGGAAATATAAAAGAGATTTTAATATATTAAAAATTAAAAAAAATTAATTAAAATAAAAAATTAAGCTTATGTTTACAAATTCTAAAAAAAAAATTATAATAGTGAAGATATTTTTTGTAAGTTAAATTTTTTCTAATTTAAAGGATTGTTTATAGGCTTACGGAACAAAAATTGCTTTATATGAAGAAAAAATTATTATAACATAAAATATACACAATAGAGAGATTGATAAAAAATATTATAACTATATAATTTTGTTATGAAATGTTCCTATTTTATAAGGATGGCGATGGGGAAGAAAAAAGATATATTAAAATCATTAAGTCTAATTACTCTTTTAATAGTTGAAGAAAATAAGAAATCAAGAGATAAAATGACTGCTTTTTTAAAAGATAAGGTAAAAGAAATTTATACGGCTTCAAATGCCAAAGAGGGATTAACAGAGTATAAAAAAAATATGCCGGATTTGGTGATAAGCGATATTAAATTACCTCAAGAAGACGGAATTTGGATGTCAAAAGAGATTAAAAATATTGATAAAAACGTAAAAATTATCTTTATTACTAAACTAAGCGATTCAAAATATCTTTTTGATGCGATTAAACTTCATGTGGATGATTATCTTGTAAAACCAATAGAGTGTGATATTTTACAAAGCTCTTTGCTTAATATCGCAAAAAGTATAAATCTTGAAAAAAAGAGCAAGCAGATAATCAATACTTTGGAGCAATATAAAGATATAGTCGATGAACGTTCAATTGTATCAAAAACAGATCTTAGAGGGGTTATTACCTATGTAAATAAACCTTTTGAGGATATTTCAGGATATGATAAAAGCGAGTTAATAGGAAGACCTCATAGTTTAATAAGACATGAAGAAACACCTAAAGAAATTTTTGAAGACCTTTGGAAAACTATTCTTTCAAAAAAAACTTGGCACGGAACTATTAAAAACAAGAAGAAGAACGGAAATTATTACATAGTAGATACGATTATAAAACCGATTTTAGATATTAACGGAAATATAGAAGAGTTTATTGCCTTAAGAAATGATATAACGGATTTGGAAGAATCAAAAGAGTATTTTAAAAATCAAAGTGAAAAGAGTAATTTAGATCTGAAAGAGAGTATTAAAAAAGCTACAATCTATAAAAAAGCAATCGATAAATGTAATATTATATTAAGAATTTCAAAAGATAGAAGAATAACTTTTGCAAATGACGCTTTTTGCAAAATAAGCGGCTTTTCAAAAAAAGAGTTGATAGGCAAACCTTATTTACTTATAAGAGATAAAAATATAGATTTAGAAGAGTATGAAAAAGAGATTAGTAAAATGCAAAAAAGTCTTGATAAAGGCAATATTGTGGAAGGAAGAATCTCAAACAGCGCAAAAGACGGTTCGGTTTATTATTGTAAATATACGGTTTTTCCTATTGAAGATGAGAAGGGAAATATCATAGAGTATATGAGTATAAGACATGATATTACGCAGATTATAAAACTTCATACAGAACTTGAAGAGACCCAAAGAGAAGTTATATACAAACTAGGGGAAATAGGGGAAACCAGAAGTAAAGAGACGGGAAATCATGTAAAAAGAGTTGCCGAATACTCAAAGGTTCTGGCAAGAAAAATAGGAATGCCCGAAAATGAAGTTAAAACTCTTTTTGCCGCTTCACCTATGCATGATATAGGAAAAGTGGGAATCCCCGATTCTATTTTAAATAAGCCCGGAAAACTAAATCCCGAAGAGTGGGAATTTATGCAAAGTCATGCGGAAATAGGATATAACATTTTAAAATCATCAAATAGACCTATTTTAAAAGCTGCGGCTATTATATCTTATACTCATCATGAAAAATGGAACGGGAAAGGTTATCCTAGAGGTTTGAAAAAAGAAGATATTCATATTTACGGAAGAATTACGGCTGTTGCCGATGTATTTGATGCTTTAGGAAGTGATAGATGCTATAAAAAAGCTTGGGAAACCGAAGATATTTTAACTTTTTTAAACACTCAAAGCGGAAAACATTTTGATCCTGATTTAATAAAAGTTTTTATGGAAAATGTTAATGAATTTTTGGAAATAAGAGAAAAATATAAAGATAATTTTTAAAATTTTAATTATATAGAAAACAGATAATTATATTAATGAACAAATTGTATAATAAATATATAAATAAAATTTAAGAAAAGAAATGAATAAAATAAATAAGAATATTTTAAAAAATACAACTGTTTTATATGTAGATGATGAAAAAGAGATAAGAGATAAAATTGAATATTTTTTGGCAGAATATTTAGAAGAACTTTATGTCGCCTCAAATGCAAAAGAAGCAATAAAACTTTTTAAAGAAAAAAGACCCGATATAATTATAACAGATATTCAAATGCCCGGTATGAACGGTATAGAGATGCTAAAGCAGATGGATATCAAAAATCAAATCCCTGTTGTTATTACAACCGCTCATTCCGATGCAGACTATTTTATAGAGGCAATAGAGCTTAAAGTAGATAAATTCGTGATGAAACCTATAGATTTGGTTGAACTTGTTGAGACTATTCAAACTTTGATTGAGGGCTCAAAATTAAAACAAAGACTTATTGAAAATAATAAACTTTTGGAAATAATAGATGAAAACGTATTAATGTCAATTACGGATGAAGAAGGAGTAATTGTAGATGTAAGCAGTGCCTTTTGTCAGTTTGTAGGGTATTCAAAAGATGAATTAATAGGTCATACCCACAGAATACTAAAAGATGAAAAGAATGAAAAATCTTTTTATGAAAATATGTGGAAAGTAATTAAAGAGGGTAAAGTTTTTAAATCAGAGTTAAAAAATAGAAAAAAATCAGATGAAATATGCTGGGTAAATTTAACTATAAGTCCACTTTTTCATAATAATAAAATAGAGAATTTTATTGCCATAAGACAAGATATTACAAATAGAAAAGAGCTTGAAAAACTTGCAATTCATGATCCGATGACAGGACTTTACAACAGAAGGTTTTTAAATGAAGTTGTAGAAAAAGAGATTAGAAGAATAAAAAGGGAAGGTTCTGTTTTAAGTCTTGTAACAATGGATGTTGATTATTTTAAAAGATATAACGATAAATATGGACATCCAGCAGGAGATAAAGTCTTAATAGAAATTGCAAAAGTCTTAAAAAAACATGCCCAAAGAGCAACCGATTATTGTTTTAGAATGGGAGGAGAAGAGTTTGGAATAATTTTCAGTAATTTAAAAAAAGAGGACTCTTTGATTTTTGTTCAAGAAATGATAAAAGCGGTTGAAAATTTAAAGATTATTCATGAAAACAGTGCTTGCAGTAAATATGTAACTATCTCTGCCGGATTAATTGTGGAATCATCTAAACATTTGGATTCTTTTAAAAAATTATACAAATACTCCGATGAAGCTTTATATAAAGCAAAGAAAAACGGGAAAAATCAGGTAGTTTTATCTGAAAATTCCCTGTAAAGTTATAGATTCATAAAATTTTTTAAGATTTTAAGACCGTTATCATGTGATTTTTCGGGGTGTGGCTGAAAACCGTATATATTATCTTTATTTACGGCACTAACGAATTTATATCCATACTCTGTTGTTCCGATTACGTTTTTATCATCGGTAACAGCATGGTATGAGTGTACGAAATATAAATAAGGATCTTTTAATCCTTTAAAAAGAGTATGATCGTCTTTTACTTCAATTGTATTCCATCCCATATGAGGAATTTTCGTATCTTCGTGCATTTTAGATTTGTCAAATTTTATAATTTGTCCCTCTATAAGTTCTAAGCCTTTGTGTTTCCCAAACTCAACAGAGCCTTCAAACAAAAGTTGCATTCCCAAACAGATACCGATCATAGGTTTTCCGCTTTTAGAAAACTCCCAAATAGCTTCTTTCATTCCAGTTGTATTTAAATTTTCCATTGCATCGCCGAATGCGCCTACGCCTGGCAGAATAATTCTATCATAATATTTAAGTTCATTCGGGTCTTTTACGAAGGAGGCCTTTGCATCCAATAAATGACAGGCATTATAAACACTTGCTAGATTTCCCATATTGTAATCTATAATTCCAACCACATAATATCCTTTTGTGTTAAAAAAAATATTATACAGAAATTTTGCCTCAGCTAGGGTTAAAGATTCTATTTGTTTAGAATTTTAAAGAATTAATATAGTTGATATTTAATGGATTTTTCAATATAATTTTTATTGTTTATTAATAAAAAAATTGATCTTTTTAACAAAAAAATCTTAAAAAAAGAGCTGATTCTCTCAAATAAAAAATAAAGGAAAGTTTAAAATGTTCACTGCTTGGAGAGTATATTTTTTTATAGGTTTTATAATCCTGTTTTCGGGTTGTACTCAGAAGAACTTAGAAAAAAATGTACCTGTTTCAAAAAATATTCAAAAAAAAGAGACAAAAGAGTATAAAAAGTATAAATATTGTAACAAACATGAAGAGATAATGACTTTTGCTTCAAACTATATACAAGAGGAGTTTAAAAAAGCTTATTTCTCTTCTAATGATACAGTAGGAGCAAAAGCTCAGCTTTTTTTAATAGAGAAAAATTCTCCCACTGCTTTTGCAAAAAATATAAATGCGGCAAGAGAATCTTATAACAGTCAATATTTAACGGCAAAAGAGAACGGATGCAATATTGAAGAGTTTAAAATATTTCCCCTTGAAAAAATCAAAAACATAATTAAAAAGCTAGAAGAAGAGCAGAATAAATGAAAAAATATATCCTGCTTTTTACTCTTTTTTCCTTTTGCATATTAAATGCACAAAATTTAAAAATCGAAGATCTTCTTGAAAAAATAAACGGAAGTTCAAATGAAAAAGAGAAGATACAGTTGATTAAAGAGTTAAAACAAAAATTGGCTTTGAAAAATAAAAAAGAGAGACAAGAGGCAAAGGCAATTTTAAAAGCAAAGCAGAAAACTCCTTCAAAACCCTATGACGATACCTTCTTACGTAAGCAGTAAAATATGGATGATAGAAAAAAAATACTACTTTTGGAAGATGATACTATTTTAGCCCAGACTATGAAGGCACTTTTGGAACAAGAAAATTATAATGTTACTTTAGTAGAGGACGGAGAAGAGGTTTTAAACGCAACTTATGAAAAAAAGTATGATCTCTATCTTTTTGATATTAATGTTCCTTTGTTAAACGGAACCCAGACTTTAAAACTTTTAAGAGAAGCCCAAGATACTACACCTACTTTTTTTATAACGGCACTTAGAGATACGACTTCGATTCTAAAAGGTTTTGACTGCGGTTGTGATGATTATATTAAAAAACCTTTTGATCCTGATGAACTTTTAGCCAGAGTAAAAGCGGTTATGAAAAGAAATAATCCCGTAATAAAATATAAAAATATAACCTTTGATTTGTTAGAAAACAGATTGATTTTAGATAAAGAGGAACTCTCTTTGGGAAGTGTAGAAAAAAATGTTTTTGCACTTCTTATAAAAAATATAGGCAGAACGGTTGATAAAACGGTTTTCTTTGAGTATATGAATAAACCAAGCGATGCTGCTTTAAGAGTTTTAATAAGTAAATTAAAAAAGATGCTAAATATTGATATAAGTAATACAAAAGGTGTAGGGTATAAACTTGAAAAACTATGAAAAAAAATCTTTTTTTACCTCAATTTTTCTATTTTTTGTTCCTTTAGTTCTATTTTCAAGCATAGTTTTATATATGTATCATGAAGATAAAATCAAAGATATAGAACAAAATATTCTTTATCAAATGAGAGATTATACTTTTGATTTTAAAGGAGATAAATTCTCTTTGGATGTAATTGAAAATGACAATAGCAAAGAACTTTTTAAACTTTATCATTGCAGTGAGGGACTTTGTGCCTATTTTAAAGCAGCAAGTTCTGGACTCTATCTTTTAAAAGTAATTTATGCCCAAGAAAAGTTTGATAAAATTTATCATGAATTTTTTATAAAAACTTTAAAAATCAGTATTATTATATTTTTTTCTCTTCTATTTTTATCAATAGGTTTTGCTTTTTACTCATTAAGACCAATGAGAGAAGCTTTGTATCTTTTGGAAAATTTTTTAAAAGATTTGATTCATGATTTAAATACTCCTTCAACTTCTATTTTAATAAATTCAAAAATGCTTAAAAAACATGGAGATTTTGAAGAGATTGAACGTATAGAACTTAGTGCAAAAACTATAAGTTCTTTATATAAAAATTTAGAATTTATTAATTCAAAAAAAATTATAAAAGATGAATCAATCTCTATAGAAGAGGTAATTAATGCAAGAATTACTCTTTTACAAAAACTTTTTCCTTCTATACAATTTAAAAAAGATATTCAAAATTTTACTATACAAAGCAATAAAAATGCCCTTGAAAGAATCTTTGACAATCTATTAACAAATGCTTGCAAATATAATAAGAAAAAAGGAGAAGTTCGTATCTTTGCAAAAGATAACAAAGTTTTTATAGAAGATACTGGAGTAGGGATTAAATCCGTAAACAGAGTATTTGAGAGATACTACAAAGAGAACGACAGAGGACTTGGAATAGGTATGAATATTGTAAAAAAGCTGTGCGAATCTTTGAATATAGAGATAAAAATAAAAAGTAAAGTAGGCGAGGGTACAAAAGTAGAACTGGCTTTTAAATAATCATTCAACTAATAATTTAGTTGAATGATTAAATCAAATCAATTTTCAGAAAAAATAGGTCTTTTTAACTTTTTATCTACTAGATCTCTTGCTCTTTGCAGAAAATCTCTGTCTAACGCGGCAATTTCATCATCAAGTTCATTCAGCAGTTCTGTTTTTACTTTTACATCTTCAGTGTTATTGATTTTATCAACTAATTTATCAATATCATTTAGATCTGTTGCAAAAAGTGCTGTTACGGTCAGAACTGCTAAGATTAAAACTCCTTTTGCTAATACTTCCATTTTTACTCCTTCTTTTTGTTTTATAATGAAAGTATATATCTTGAGTGTAAGTTAAGTATAAGTTCATCTTTTTGCATCGGCAAGAGTTAGTGAAAAAAGAACATTGTTCCCTCTTTTTTCCAAAGTTTTTTTAGCCTCTAAAATAGTAGTTCCCGTAGTAATCAAATCATCAACTAGAATGATAGATTTATTAAAAAGAGATGTTTTAAATTTTCTTGGATTTTTTTGTCTAAAATTTAAATCTTTCCCGGCATATTTTACGATATTAGTTGCTTTGCATCTACCAAAAACAGGTTTTATATATTTTGATTTTAAATGTTTTGAAAGAATTGCCGTTTGGGAAAAATCATGTCTGGTATGTTCATCAATTCCTACTGAATATATTTGTCGGTCAAATTCGAAATTTTGTGCAAACTCTTTAAATGATAGTTTTGCCAAAATATTAAAAATCTTATCTCCGTGGAAGTAATATTTTGAAAGAAGTAGATCTTCAATATCATTAAAAGAGTAAAAAGAGTAATTGAAAAAATCCTTTTCAAGCTCCCTTTTATAAAAATCGGGCATTAAAATATTTTTTTGACACTTTTTACAAATAATAGAAAAAGATAAATTACCGCAAACTAGACATTTCATAATAAAAATAATTATATCACAATTATTTTAAATTATTTTCTTTAATATATATAAATAATTTATTTTATAGAGTAATTTTTATTTTAAATAATTCTATATTTAATATCATCTTTTATAAATATATCTAAAAGGAGTATAAATGAAAACAAAACTGATTTTGGGATTAACTTTGCTGTTTGCTTTAGTAAGTGCAAACGCTTATGAGTTAAACGGAGATTTAAATCTAAAATGGACAGGTTTTAAAACCGCTCAAAAAGTGGGTGTTTCAGGTACATTCAAAAATGTTGAGTTTAAAATTTCAAAAAATGATGATTTTGCAGAGTTTTTAAAAAGTGCAAATGTTAAAATAGATACCTTAAGTTTTGACTCAGGGCTTGACGTTAGAAATAAAAGTATCGTCTCTACGCTATTTTCTTTAAAAAGTTCGGAAAATATTTTGGCAAGTATTTCTAAAGTAGATATGAAAAACAAAACTTTAACATTGAAATTAACTATGAACGAAGTTTCTAAAAATGTTCCTATGACATATTATATAAATAAAGGCAGTATGATAGCAAAAGGGCAAATAGATATTTTGGATTATAATATGAATGACTCTTTTGCAAAATTTGCAAAAGCTTGTTTTGATCTGCATGAAGGAAAAAGTTATTCAGAAGTTCATATAGCTTTTACTCTTCCTTTTAAAAAATAAAAACAGCAGTATTAATTTTTTAATACTGCTTCTCCAAAACTTTCAAATAATAAATTTAAAACTTAAAACAGCTATTTTTATAATTTAATTTTAAGATTTTATATCATATGATTACATATTCATATGTACATATAAAAAGGAATTCAGATGATTGTAGATTGTTGTGATCACTCCAAAGAGGTAGAAAAAGTAAGAAAAACATTAATATGTGACGAAACTTTATACGATATAGCTGAACTCTTTAAAGCTTTTGCAGATACTACAAGAATCAAAATTATTGCAGTTTTAAAAGAAGAAGAGTTATGTGTAGGAGCTATTAGTGAGCTTATAAATGTAAGTCAATCAGCTGTATCTCACCAATTAAGGGCACTAAAAAGTGCAAAAATAGTAAAACCTAGAAGAGAAGGTAAAAATATATTTTATTCTTTAGATGATGAACATATTAAAAAAATCTATGATATGGGATTAGAGCATATAACAAAAGGATAAGCATGCAAAAAGTCAAATTAGAAAATCTTGATTGTGCAAATTGTGCACTTAAAATTGAAAACTCTTTAAACCAGATGGAAGAGTTATCAAATGTGAAGTTGAATTTTTCCACTTCTACACTTACTTTTGAGCAAAAAGGAGATGACAATTTATTTGATAAAATAGAAAAAGAGATTCAAAAAATTGAGAATGAAGTAGTTATTGTAAGAGATGAAGAAAAAACACAAAGAACTTTTTGGCAACTGCTTGATAAAAAACTGTTATTAATTACGCTTTTTTCTCTTTTATTGACATTTTTTTCTTATAACTATATTCAAAACGCTACTTTGCAATTAGCAGTTTATCTGCTTGCTTATTTTTTAGTAGGTTGGGATGTTTTATTTAAAGCAGTAAAAAATCTTTTAAACGGAAAACTTTTTGACGAACATTTTTTAATGGGAATTGCAACAATAGGAGCTTTTGCTTTAGGAGAGTATATTGAAGGTATTGCTGTAATGATATTTTATCAAGTAG
It encodes the following:
- a CDS encoding response regulator transcription factor, giving the protein MDDRKKILLLEDDTILAQTMKALLEQENYNVTLVEDGEEVLNATYEKKYDLYLFDINVPLLNGTQTLKLLREAQDTTPTFFITALRDTTSILKGFDCGCDDYIKKPFDPDELLARVKAVMKRNNPVIKYKNITFDLLENRLILDKEELSLGSVEKNVFALLIKNIGRTVDKTVFFEYMNKPSDAALRVLISKLKKMLNIDISNTKGVGYKLEKL
- a CDS encoding sensor histidine kinase: MKNYEKKSFFTSIFLFFVPLVLFSSIVLYMYHEDKIKDIEQNILYQMRDYTFDFKGDKFSLDVIENDNSKELFKLYHCSEGLCAYFKAASSGLYLLKVIYAQEKFDKIYHEFFIKTLKISIIIFFSLLFLSIGFAFYSLRPMREALYLLENFLKDLIHDLNTPSTSILINSKMLKKHGDFEEIERIELSAKTISSLYKNLEFINSKKIIKDESISIEEVINARITLLQKLFPSIQFKKDIQNFTIQSNKNALERIFDNLLTNACKYNKKKGEVRIFAKDNKVFIEDTGVGIKSVNRVFERYYKENDRGLGIGMNIVKKLCESLNIEIKIKSKVGEGTKVELAFK
- a CDS encoding ComF family protein, whose translation is MKCLVCGNLSFSIICKKCQKNILMPDFYKRELEKDFFNYSFYSFNDIEDLLLSKYYFHGDKIFNILAKLSFKEFAQNFEFDRQIYSVGIDEHTRHDFSQTAILSKHLKSKYIKPVFGRCKATNIVKYAGKDLNFRQKNPRKFKTSLFNKSIILVDDLITTGTTILEAKKTLEKRGNNVLFSLTLADAKR
- a CDS encoding YceI family protein, with amino-acid sequence MKTKLILGLTLLFALVSANAYELNGDLNLKWTGFKTAQKVGVSGTFKNVEFKISKNDDFAEFLKSANVKIDTLSFDSGLDVRNKSIVSTLFSLKSSENILASISKVDMKNKTLTLKLTMNEVSKNVPMTYYINKGSMIAKGQIDILDYNMNDSFAKFAKACFDLHEGKSYSEVHIAFTLPFKK
- a CDS encoding ArsR/SmtB family transcription factor translates to MIVDCCDHSKEVEKVRKTLICDETLYDIAELFKAFADTTRIKIIAVLKEEELCVGAISELINVSQSAVSHQLRALKSAKIVKPRREGKNIFYSLDDEHIKKIYDMGLEHITKG